In one window of Camelina sativa cultivar DH55 chromosome 15, Cs, whole genome shotgun sequence DNA:
- the LOC104745210 gene encoding kinesin-like protein KIN-14G isoform X2, whose product MTSGLHEFNLASRRAEEAAARRFKAVQWLQSVVGQLGISDQPSEKEFISCLRNGMVLCNAINKIHPGAVSKVVENYSYLNGEYQLPPAYQYFENVRNFLVALQQLRLPGFEASDLEKDNLESGSVTKVVDCVLGLKAFHECKVTSNGNGSYRHVKTPTFQLSATKIQQPVSASRHLDMSSVRERNDCTDGESDQLKAKLFADHIFNSKENIDENLISLENGTGNSRANFEKIISRFPELQSVFKNLLSAATLKPSDSKSMPLEELPVHEEDQSSSSLLQKKNCNHERLLQTQEKELAVLKALFIETKQDFKKFQVHLQRDLMELGNQMQEMSSAAQGYYKVVEENRKLYNMVQDLKGNIRVYCRVRPIFNSEMNGVIDYIGKDGSLFVLDPSKPYKDARKTFQFNQVFGPTATQDDVFRETQPLIRSVMDGYNVCIFAYGQTGSGKTYTMSGPPGRSATEMGINYLALSDLFLICDKRKDMMTYEIYVQMVEIYNEQVRDLLAENSSCTRLDIRTCSSEDDGLSLPDATMHSVKSTKDVLQLMEAGEVNRAVSSTSMNNRSSRSHSIFMVHVRGKDTSGGTLRSCLHLVDLAGSERVDKSEVTGDRLKEAQYINKSLSCLGDVISALAQKNSHIPYRNSKLTLLLQDSLGGQAKTLMFAHLSPEEDSFGETISTLKFAQRVSTVELGAARAHKETREVMHLKEQVENLKKALGNEQWNNVSNSGAKEIKSPFSRPIATTERTPPRLRRLSIENCSNTKANLEDRKAIKSPLASRRAQVLSFEGPNSCKDEENSKVYPITEVQQLKNPRSPVSAYQNRAMKVDGRTSIPQLQLLQTPVKGASRNDIQMISVDSRTNGKGSHIRKSLRTIGKLINGSEKRKENIPVDPRSPLGVANHFSHIKSPDTSNAKTMRRQSLTGVMPPGQERSRRSSIGGNPIEIDVTSTKGATGTRNAKTPPPMRSASKIGKKWA is encoded by the exons ATGACAAGTGGGTTGCACGAATTTAATCTGGCTTCAAGAAGAGCCGAAGAAgcag CGGCGAGGAGATTTAAAGCGGTGCAATGGCTTCAATCTGTAGTGGGTCAACTCGGTATCTCGGATCAGCCATCGGAGAAAGAGTTTATTTCTTGCTTGAGAAATGGTATGGTTCTTTGCAATGCTATCAACAAGATTCACCCAGGAGCCGTTTCTAAG GTTGTGGAGAACTACTCGTATTTGAACGGAGAGTATCAACTTCCACCGGCTTATCAATATTTCGAGAATGTTCGGAATTTTCTTGTGGCTTTACAACAGTTGAGGCTTCCTGGATTTGAAGCTTCTGATCTTGAAAAG GATAATCTAGAGTCTGGATCAGTGACCAAGGTTGTGGATTGCGTTTTAGGACTTAAGGCATTCCATGAGTGCAAGGTAACGAGCAATGGTAATGGGTCATACAGGCACGTCAAAACGCCGACGTTTCAGCTCTCTGCGACTAAGATTCAGCAGCCTGTAAGTGCTTCTCGGCATTTGGACATGTCCTCGGTCCGTGAGAGAAATGATTGCACTGATGGTGAATCTGATCAACTCAAAG CCAAGTTGTTTGCAGATCACATTTTCAATTCCAAGGAAAACATTGATGAGAATCTTATTTCACTAGAGAATGGCACTGGG AATTCTAGAGCAAACTTCGAGAAAATCATCTCAAGATTCCCAGAG CTTCAGTCAGTATTCAAGAATTTACTTAGCGCAGCTACCCTGAAACCATCAGACTCAAAATCCATGCCTCTGGAGGAGTTACCTGTCCATGAAGAAGACCAA TCCAGCAGCAGTCtcctacaaaagaaaaattgcaACCATGAGCGTTTACTGCAAACACAAGAAAAGGAGCTTGCG GTTCTCAAGGCCTTGTTCATAGAAACTAAGCAGGATTTTAAGAAATTTCAGGTTcatttgcaaagagatttgatggAACTAG GGAATCAGATGCAAGAGATGTCATCAGCAGCTCAAGGATATTACAAAGTGGTGGAAGAGAACCGGAAACTATATAACATGGTGCAAGATCTTAAAG GAAATATAAGGGTGTACTGCAGAGTTAGACCAATCTTCAATAGTGAAATGAACGGAGTAATAGACTATATAGGAAAAGATGgctctttatttgttttggatCCATCGAAGCCTTATAAAGATGCAAGAAAAACGTTTCAGTTTAATCAAGTATTTGGTCCAACAGCAACTCAAG ATGATGTATTCAGAGAAACACAACCATTAATCAGATCAGTGATGGATGGTTACAATGTCTGTATTTTCGCTTATGGCCAAACGGGATCAGGGAAGACATACACAATG AGTGGTCCTCCAGGCAGATCAGCTACTGAAATGGGAATAAACTATCTGGCTCTCAGTGATCTCTTTCTGATATGTGATAAAAGAAAGGATATGATGACATATGAGATATACGTCCAAATGGTCGAAATTTACAATGAGCAAGTCCGAGACCTTCTAGCAGAAAATTCCTCATGTACCAG ATTAGATATTCGAACTTGTTCCAGTGAAGATGATGGCTTGAGTCTTCCAGATGCTACAATGCATTCTGTAAAATCTACCAAGGATGTCCTTCAGCTGATGGAGGCTGGTGAAGTGAATCGTGCAGTTAGTTCCACGTCCATGAACAATCGAAGTAGTCGGTCTCACAG TATTTTTATGGTGCACGTACGTGGGAAAGACACATCTGGGGGAACCCTTCGAAGTTGCTTGCATCTTGTGGATCTTGCAGGGAGCGAGAGAGTAGATAAATCAGAGGTGACTGGAGACAGACTCAAGGAAGCACAGTATATCAACAAATCTCTTTCTTGTCTCGGAGATGTAATTTCTGCCTTAGCTCAGAAGAATTCTCACATCCCATACCGAAACAGCAAGCTAACTCTTCTACTTCAAGACTCATTAG GAGGACAAGCCAAAACATTAATGTTTGCTCACTTGAGTCCTGAGGAAGACTCTTTTGGGGAAACTATCAGTACGTTGAAATTCGCACAAAGAGTTTCAACAGTCGAACTTGGAGCTGCTCGTGCACACAAAGAGACTAGAGAGGTTATGCATCTCAAAGAGCAG GTTGAAAACCTGAAGAAGGCTTTGGGTAACGAACAATGGAATAATGTTTCCAACAGTGGAGCAAAGGAGATAAAATCTCCTTTCAGCAGGCCGATTGCAACAACAGAGAGAACTCCTCCACGTCTCAGAAGATTAAGCATCGAAAACTGTAGCAACACAAAGGCAAACCTTGAAGACAGGAAAGCTATTAAGTCACCATTAGCTTCCCGTCGTGCACAAGTATTGAGTTTTGAGGGTCCAAATTCCTGTAAAGACGAAGAAAACAGTAAAGTATATCCCATCACGGAAGTGCAACAGCTCAAGAATCCACGGAGTCCTGTAAGCGCTTATCAAAACCGAGCAATGAAAGTAGATGGCAGAACAAGCATTCCTCAACTCCAGCTATTGCAGACACCTGTTAAAGGAGCTTCCAGAAACGACATACAGATGATTTCTGTGGATTCTAGGACAAATGGAAAAGGTTCACATATACGGAAGTCCCTGAGGACAATCGGAAAGCTGATCAATGGCTCAGAGAAGAG AAAAGAGAACATTCCTGTGGATCCACGGTCACCACTTGGAGTTGCAAATCATTTCAGCCATATAAAGTCCCCGGACACAAGCAATGCTAAGACTATGCGACGGCAGTCACTCACAGGTGTAATGCCACCAGGACAAGAAAGATCGCGTAGGTCCTCAATAGGAGGAAACCCAATTGAGATTG ATGTAACTAGTACAAAAGGTGCAACTGGTACAAGAAATGCCAAGACGCCTCCACCTATGCGTTCAGCATCAAAGATAGGGAAGAAGTGGGCGTAA
- the LOC104748100 gene encoding probable sugar phosphate/phosphate translocator At3g10290 produces MNKKNPDQKSDMSSSSQKKQTLFISSLIILWYTSNIGVLLLNKFLLSNYGFKFPIFLTMCHMSACAILSYVSIVFLKLVPLQYLKSRSQFLKVATLSIVFCASVVGGNISLRYLPVSFNQAVGATTPFFTALFAYIMTFKREAWVTYGALVPVVTGVVIASGGEPGFHWFGFIMCISATAARAFKSVLQGILLSSEGEKLNSMNLMLYMSPIAVIALLPVTIVMEPDVMSVTLSLGKQHKYMWLLLLVNSVMAYSANLLNFLVTKHTSALTLQVLGNAKGAVAVVISILLFRNPVTVMGIGGYSITVLGVVAYGETKRRFR; encoded by the exons ATGAACAAGAAGAACCCAGATCAGAAATCAgatatgtcttcttcttctcagaagAAACAAACCCTCTTCATATCATCATTAATCATCCTCTGGTACACCTCCAACATCGGTGTTCTTCTCCTCAACAAGTTCCTCCTCTCCAATTACGGTTTCAAATTCCCTATTTTTCTCACAATGTGTCACATGTCCGCTTGCGCTATCCTCAGCTACGTCTCCATCGTTTTCCTCAAACTCGTCCCTCTTCAATACCTCAAATCTCGTTCTCAGTTCCTCAAGGTTGCGACTCTTAGCATTGTCTTCTGTGCCTCCGTTGTCGGTGGCAATATCTCTCTTCGTTACCTCCCTGTCTCGTTTAATCAAGCCGTTGGTGCTACGACGCCGTTTTTTACTGCGCTCTTTGCCTATATTATGACCTTTAAGAGAGAAGCTTGGGTCACCTATGGTGCTCTCGTCCCTGTTGTTACCGGTGTCGTTATCGCTAGTGGG GGTGAACCGGGTTTTCACTGGTTTGGATTCATTATGTGCATTAGTGCTACTGCTGCAAGAGCTTTTAAATCTGTTCTTCAAGGCATCTTACTTTCTTCAGAGGG AGAAAAGTTGAATTCGATGAATTTGATGCTGTACATGTCCCCAATAGCTGTCATTGCTCTTCTGCCCGTCACAATTGTTATGGAACCGGATGTGATGAGTGTGACACTATCGCTCGGAAAACAACATAAGTACATGTGGTTACTTCTCCTGGTTAACTCTGTGATGGCTTATTCTGCCAACTTGTTAAACTTTCTGGTAACCAAGCACACAAGCGCACTTACCCTCCAG GTCCTTGGAAATGCTAAAGGAGCGGTTGCAGTTGTGATATCGATCCTGCTTTTCCGAAACCCGGTTACAGTGATGGGAATCGGTGGGTACAGTATAACCGTTCTCGGTGTTGTTGCTTATGGAGAGACTAAACGCAGGTTTAGATGA
- the LOC104745210 gene encoding kinesin-like protein KIN-14G isoform X1: protein MTSGLHEFNLASRRAEEAAARRFKAVQWLQSVVGQLGISDQPSEKEFISCLRNGMVLCNAINKIHPGAVSKVVENYSYLNGEYQLPPAYQYFENVRNFLVALQQLRLPGFEASDLEKDNLESGSVTKVVDCVLGLKAFHECKVTSNGNGSYRHVKTPTFQLSATKIQQPVSASRHLDMSSVRERNDCTDGESDQLKEIAKLFADHIFNSKENIDENLISLENGTGNSRANFEKIISRFPELQSVFKNLLSAATLKPSDSKSMPLEELPVHEEDQSSSSLLQKKNCNHERLLQTQEKELAVLKALFIETKQDFKKFQVHLQRDLMELGNQMQEMSSAAQGYYKVVEENRKLYNMVQDLKGNIRVYCRVRPIFNSEMNGVIDYIGKDGSLFVLDPSKPYKDARKTFQFNQVFGPTATQDDVFRETQPLIRSVMDGYNVCIFAYGQTGSGKTYTMSGPPGRSATEMGINYLALSDLFLICDKRKDMMTYEIYVQMVEIYNEQVRDLLAENSSCTRLDIRTCSSEDDGLSLPDATMHSVKSTKDVLQLMEAGEVNRAVSSTSMNNRSSRSHSIFMVHVRGKDTSGGTLRSCLHLVDLAGSERVDKSEVTGDRLKEAQYINKSLSCLGDVISALAQKNSHIPYRNSKLTLLLQDSLGGQAKTLMFAHLSPEEDSFGETISTLKFAQRVSTVELGAARAHKETREVMHLKEQVENLKKALGNEQWNNVSNSGAKEIKSPFSRPIATTERTPPRLRRLSIENCSNTKANLEDRKAIKSPLASRRAQVLSFEGPNSCKDEENSKVYPITEVQQLKNPRSPVSAYQNRAMKVDGRTSIPQLQLLQTPVKGASRNDIQMISVDSRTNGKGSHIRKSLRTIGKLINGSEKRKENIPVDPRSPLGVANHFSHIKSPDTSNAKTMRRQSLTGVMPPGQERSRRSSIGGNPIEIDVTSTKGATGTRNAKTPPPMRSASKIGKKWA, encoded by the exons ATGACAAGTGGGTTGCACGAATTTAATCTGGCTTCAAGAAGAGCCGAAGAAgcag CGGCGAGGAGATTTAAAGCGGTGCAATGGCTTCAATCTGTAGTGGGTCAACTCGGTATCTCGGATCAGCCATCGGAGAAAGAGTTTATTTCTTGCTTGAGAAATGGTATGGTTCTTTGCAATGCTATCAACAAGATTCACCCAGGAGCCGTTTCTAAG GTTGTGGAGAACTACTCGTATTTGAACGGAGAGTATCAACTTCCACCGGCTTATCAATATTTCGAGAATGTTCGGAATTTTCTTGTGGCTTTACAACAGTTGAGGCTTCCTGGATTTGAAGCTTCTGATCTTGAAAAG GATAATCTAGAGTCTGGATCAGTGACCAAGGTTGTGGATTGCGTTTTAGGACTTAAGGCATTCCATGAGTGCAAGGTAACGAGCAATGGTAATGGGTCATACAGGCACGTCAAAACGCCGACGTTTCAGCTCTCTGCGACTAAGATTCAGCAGCCTGTAAGTGCTTCTCGGCATTTGGACATGTCCTCGGTCCGTGAGAGAAATGATTGCACTGATGGTGAATCTGATCAACTCAAAG AGATAGCCAAGTTGTTTGCAGATCACATTTTCAATTCCAAGGAAAACATTGATGAGAATCTTATTTCACTAGAGAATGGCACTGGG AATTCTAGAGCAAACTTCGAGAAAATCATCTCAAGATTCCCAGAG CTTCAGTCAGTATTCAAGAATTTACTTAGCGCAGCTACCCTGAAACCATCAGACTCAAAATCCATGCCTCTGGAGGAGTTACCTGTCCATGAAGAAGACCAA TCCAGCAGCAGTCtcctacaaaagaaaaattgcaACCATGAGCGTTTACTGCAAACACAAGAAAAGGAGCTTGCG GTTCTCAAGGCCTTGTTCATAGAAACTAAGCAGGATTTTAAGAAATTTCAGGTTcatttgcaaagagatttgatggAACTAG GGAATCAGATGCAAGAGATGTCATCAGCAGCTCAAGGATATTACAAAGTGGTGGAAGAGAACCGGAAACTATATAACATGGTGCAAGATCTTAAAG GAAATATAAGGGTGTACTGCAGAGTTAGACCAATCTTCAATAGTGAAATGAACGGAGTAATAGACTATATAGGAAAAGATGgctctttatttgttttggatCCATCGAAGCCTTATAAAGATGCAAGAAAAACGTTTCAGTTTAATCAAGTATTTGGTCCAACAGCAACTCAAG ATGATGTATTCAGAGAAACACAACCATTAATCAGATCAGTGATGGATGGTTACAATGTCTGTATTTTCGCTTATGGCCAAACGGGATCAGGGAAGACATACACAATG AGTGGTCCTCCAGGCAGATCAGCTACTGAAATGGGAATAAACTATCTGGCTCTCAGTGATCTCTTTCTGATATGTGATAAAAGAAAGGATATGATGACATATGAGATATACGTCCAAATGGTCGAAATTTACAATGAGCAAGTCCGAGACCTTCTAGCAGAAAATTCCTCATGTACCAG ATTAGATATTCGAACTTGTTCCAGTGAAGATGATGGCTTGAGTCTTCCAGATGCTACAATGCATTCTGTAAAATCTACCAAGGATGTCCTTCAGCTGATGGAGGCTGGTGAAGTGAATCGTGCAGTTAGTTCCACGTCCATGAACAATCGAAGTAGTCGGTCTCACAG TATTTTTATGGTGCACGTACGTGGGAAAGACACATCTGGGGGAACCCTTCGAAGTTGCTTGCATCTTGTGGATCTTGCAGGGAGCGAGAGAGTAGATAAATCAGAGGTGACTGGAGACAGACTCAAGGAAGCACAGTATATCAACAAATCTCTTTCTTGTCTCGGAGATGTAATTTCTGCCTTAGCTCAGAAGAATTCTCACATCCCATACCGAAACAGCAAGCTAACTCTTCTACTTCAAGACTCATTAG GAGGACAAGCCAAAACATTAATGTTTGCTCACTTGAGTCCTGAGGAAGACTCTTTTGGGGAAACTATCAGTACGTTGAAATTCGCACAAAGAGTTTCAACAGTCGAACTTGGAGCTGCTCGTGCACACAAAGAGACTAGAGAGGTTATGCATCTCAAAGAGCAG GTTGAAAACCTGAAGAAGGCTTTGGGTAACGAACAATGGAATAATGTTTCCAACAGTGGAGCAAAGGAGATAAAATCTCCTTTCAGCAGGCCGATTGCAACAACAGAGAGAACTCCTCCACGTCTCAGAAGATTAAGCATCGAAAACTGTAGCAACACAAAGGCAAACCTTGAAGACAGGAAAGCTATTAAGTCACCATTAGCTTCCCGTCGTGCACAAGTATTGAGTTTTGAGGGTCCAAATTCCTGTAAAGACGAAGAAAACAGTAAAGTATATCCCATCACGGAAGTGCAACAGCTCAAGAATCCACGGAGTCCTGTAAGCGCTTATCAAAACCGAGCAATGAAAGTAGATGGCAGAACAAGCATTCCTCAACTCCAGCTATTGCAGACACCTGTTAAAGGAGCTTCCAGAAACGACATACAGATGATTTCTGTGGATTCTAGGACAAATGGAAAAGGTTCACATATACGGAAGTCCCTGAGGACAATCGGAAAGCTGATCAATGGCTCAGAGAAGAG AAAAGAGAACATTCCTGTGGATCCACGGTCACCACTTGGAGTTGCAAATCATTTCAGCCATATAAAGTCCCCGGACACAAGCAATGCTAAGACTATGCGACGGCAGTCACTCACAGGTGTAATGCCACCAGGACAAGAAAGATCGCGTAGGTCCTCAATAGGAGGAAACCCAATTGAGATTG ATGTAACTAGTACAAAAGGTGCAACTGGTACAAGAAATGCCAAGACGCCTCCACCTATGCGTTCAGCATCAAAGATAGGGAAGAAGTGGGCGTAA
- the LOC104745208 gene encoding probable calcium-binding protein CML49, producing the protein MSGYPPSSQGYGYGGNPPPPQPPYGSSGNNPPPYGSSTSTPYAVPYGAQPAPYGAPPSAPYAGPPPGGDHNKPHKEKPHGGAYGSPSPGGGYGASGPSDYGGYGGAQQQQSGHGGGGYGAPPPPSSYGSPFASLVPSAFPPGTDPNIVGCFQAADRDNSGFIDDKELQGALSSYHQSFSIRTVHLLMYLFTNSNVRKIGPKEFTSLFYSLQNWRSIFERFDKDRSGRIDTNELRDALMSLGFSVSPVILDLLVSKFDKSGGRNRAIEYDNFIECCLTVKGLTEKFKEKDTALSGSATFSYETFMLTVLPFLVA; encoded by the exons ATGTCTGGTTACCCACCATCGAGCCAAGGTTACGGTTACGGCGGTAACCCACCACCGCCTCAGCCACCGTACGGATCATCCGGCAACAATCCTCCACCCTACGGATCCTCAACCTCCACGCCGTACGCTGTTCCGTACGGAGCTCAGCCCGCGCCTTACGGTGCACCACCGTCAGCGCCGTACGCTGGTCCTCCTCCAGGAGGAGACCATAACAAGCCTCACAAAGAGAAACCTCACGGCGGCGCTTACGGATCTCCATCTCCCGGTGGTGGTTACGGTGCGTCTGGACCTTCCGATTACGGTGGTTACGGAGGAGCGCAGCAGCAGCAGTCAGGACATGGAGGTGGTGGTTACGgggctcctcctcctccttcttcttatGGAAGTCCGTTTGCGTCTCTTGTTCCGTCGGCGTTTCCTCCCGGAACGGATCCGAACATCGTTGGTTGTTTCCAGGCTGCGGATCGGGACAACAGTGGGTTCATCGATGATAAGGAGCTTCAGGGAGCTCTCTCTTCGTATCATCAGAGCTTCAGTATTAGAACTGTTCATCTCCTTATGTATCTTTTCACCAACAGCAACGTCAGGAAGATTG GACCGAAAGAGTTTACTTCACTTTTCTACAGTCTTCAGAATTGGAGG TCAATCTTTGAGAGGTTTGACAAGGACAGAAGTGGTAGGATAGATACAAACGAGCTGAGAGATGCACTCATGAGCCTTGGGTTTTCAGTGTCTCCTGTGATTTTGGATCTGCTTGTTTCCAAGTTTGACAAAAGCGGAGGCAGGAACAGGGCTATCGAATATGACAACTTCATCGA GTGCTGTTTGACTGTAAAG GGGCTGACTGAGAAGTTCAAGGAGAAAGATACGGCTCTATCAGGGTCAGCTACTTTCAGTTACGAGACGTTCATGCTCACTGTTCTACCGTTCCTTGTCGCTTGA
- the LOC104745206 gene encoding DNA gyrase subunit B, chloroplastic-like has protein sequence MALVQRPHSYLHRYFRLMASRPRLFSHSLYPSLHRHSSSLTSSSTPRIKFQLVNVFSQRLVQRNAVSPKSFMSSTMESPQESSTSKDYSSEHIQVLEGLDPVRKRPGMYIGSTGSRGLHHLVYEILDNAIDEAQAGFASKIDVVLHSDDSVSISDNGRGIPTDLHPATRKSALETVLTVLHAGGKFGGKSSGYSVSGGLHGVGLSVVNALSEALEVIVRRDGMEFQQKYSRGKPITTLTRHVLPPESRETQGTCIRFWPDKEVFTTAIQFDHNTISGRIRELAFLNPKVTISLKKEDDDPERDLYSEYFYAGGLTEYVSWLNTDKKPLHDVLGFRKEINGATVDIALQWCSDAYSDTMLGYANSIRTVDGGTHIEGVKASLTRTLNSLAKKLKVIKEKDISLSGEHVREGLTCIVSVKIPNPEFEGQTKTRLGNPEVRKIVDQSVQEYLTEFLELHPDVLESIISKSLNAYKAALAAKRARELVRSKSVLKSSSLPGKLADCSSTDPAESEIFIVEGDSAGGSAKQGRDRRFQAILPLRGKILNIERKDEAAMYKNEEIQNLILGLGLGVKGEDFNKENLRYHKIIILTDADVDGAHIRTLLLTFFFRYQRALFDAGCIYVGVPPLFKVERGKQAHYCYDDAALKKITASFPGNASYNIQRFKGLGEMMPAQLWETTMNPDTRILKQLVIEDAAETNMVFSSLMGARVDVRKELIKSAATRMNLENLDI, from the exons ATGGCTCTTGTTCAGAGACCACACTCTTATCTTCACCGTTATTTTCGTCTCATGGCTTCTCGTCCTCGtctcttctctcattctctgtaTCCTTCACTTCACCGTCACTCCTCatctctcacttcttcttcaacacCCAG GATAAAGTTTCAGTTAGTCAATGTTTTTAGTCAAAGACTTGTACAAAGAAATGCAGTCTCACCTAAGAGTTTTATGTCATCGACCATGGAGTCTCCCCAAGAGAGCTCTACCTCTAAGGATTATAGTTCCGAGCACATCCAA GTGTTGGAAGGCTTAGACCCTGTCAGAAAAAGACCTGGAATGTATATTGGTAGCACCGGATCTCGTGGTTTGCACCATCTG GTTTATGAAATTCTTGACAACGCAATTGACGAGGCCCAAGCTGGTTTTGCGTCAAAGATCGATGTTGTTTTACACTCAGATGATTCAGTTAGCATATCAGACAACGGACGTGGG ATACCTACAGATTTGCATCCTGCAACGAGAAAATCTGCTTTGGAGACTGTCCTTACG GTCTTACATGCAGGGGGTAAGTTTGGTGGCAAGAGCAGTGGGTACAGCGTGTCTGGTGGATTACATGGTGTAGGTTTATCGGTTGTGAATGCTTTGTCAGAG GCATTGGAGGTTATTGTTCGCAGAGATGGGATGGAGTTTCAGCAGAAGTATTCTCGTGGAAAGCCCATAACAACTCTTACACGTCATGTCCTCCCACCAGAGTCAAGGGAGACTCAAGGGACATGCATCCGGTTTTGGCCTGACAAAGAAG TATTCACAACTGCAATTCAATTTGACCATAACACTATTTCTGGTCGAATTAGGGAGCTTGCTTTTCTAAATCCAAAG GTTACAATTTCTCTAAAAAAGGAGGATGATGATCCAGAAAGGGACTTGTATAGTGAATACTTCTATGCTGGAGGGTTAACTGAATATGTTAGCTGGCTAAATACTGATAAG AAACCGCTTCATGATGTGCTGGGTTTCCGGAAAGAGATCAATGGCGCCACCGTTGACATTGCACTTCAGTG GTGTTCAGATGCTTATTCCGACACGATGCTGGGATACGCGAATAGTATTCGGACCGTTGATGGTGGGACACATATAGAAGGTGTGAAGGCTTCACTAACAAGAACTCTAAACTCCCTTGCAAAAAAGTTAAAGGTTATCAAG GAAAAGGATATTAGCTTAAGTGGGGAACATGTTAGGGAGGGATTGACCTGCATTGTCTCAGTCAAGATTCCTAATCCTGAGTTTGAAGGTCAAACAAAG ACTAGACTAGGAAATCCGGAGGTGAGAAAAATTGTTGACCAATCAGTCCAGGAGTACCTCACGGAGTTCTTGGAATTGCATCCGGATGTCCTTGAAAGCATTATTTCCAAATCCTTGAATGCGTACAAG gcTGCTCTGGCTGCTAAGAGGGCTAGGGAATTGGTGAGATCAAAAAGCGTTTTGAAGTCATCTTCACTTCCTGGAAAACTTGCAGATTGCTCATCCACAGATCCTGCAGAATCTG AGATTTTCATTGTTGAAGGAGATTCTGCTGGTGGCAGCGCGAAACAGGGTCGTGACAGGCGTTTCCAG GCGATTCTTCCTTTGAGaggtaaaattttgaatattgagAGAAAGGATGAAGCAGCCATGTATAAGAACgaagaaattcaaaatctaaTTCTTGGCCTTGGTCTTGGAGTCAAG GGAGAAGATTTTAACAAGGAGAATCTACGTTACCATAAAATTATCATACTAACAGATGCAGATGTTGATGGTGCACATATCCGGACTCTTCTGTTGACCTTTTTCTTCAGATATCAG AGAGCCTTGTTTGACGCGGGTTGCATATATGTTGGTGTTCCACCTCTTTTCAAG GTTGAAAGGGGGAAACAGGCGCACTATTGCTACGATGATGCAGCTCTTAAAAAAATCACTGCATCGTTCCCTGGAAACGCATCCTACAACATTCAGAGGTTCAAAG GTTTGGGTGAGATGATGCCTGCGCAGTTATGGGAAACAACAATGAATCCAGATACGAGGA